A window from Candidatus Paceibacterota bacterium encodes these proteins:
- a CDS encoding DEAD/DEAH box helicase → MQTLDKEKNMDYTRATVYTNFRNAPRGGKPFSGQHRRSPGTAGGRPKFSGRGRGNKGSTGEYLNPARFVNKVVVTEEAQIYKPEHAFGDFLIDERIKQAIVTKGYTAPAPIQDRSIPHILKGADLVGIANTGTGKTAAFLIPLINKVIQKPSEHILIIVPTRELALQIDQEFKSFSKGMKIFSVCCVGGMSINKQISDLRYPYNFIIGTPGRLKDLIDRKRINPAIFSTIVLDEADRMLDMGFIGDMRLVMSQMAKVRQTLFFSATLSPSIEKLIGEFLKEPVRISVKTGDTARNVEQDVVRTAGKDKLDVLRNLLAQKEFSRVLVFGRTKHGVERLSKLLIEKGFKAESIHGNKNHSKRQQALRMFKEGSVQILVATDVAARGLDIADVSHVINYELPATYDDYVHRIGRTGRGDKRGKALTFIN, encoded by the coding sequence ATGCAAACCCTTGACAAGGAAAAGAATATGGATTATACTAGGGCAACTGTGTATACAAATTTTAGAAACGCGCCAAGAGGAGGAAAACCCTTTTCTGGCCAGCATAGACGATCTCCTGGCACTGCCGGAGGTCGCCCAAAATTCTCAGGGAGAGGCCGTGGTAACAAAGGTTCTACAGGAGAATATCTCAATCCAGCACGCTTCGTTAACAAAGTTGTCGTAACGGAAGAGGCACAAATCTACAAACCCGAACATGCTTTCGGTGATTTTCTCATTGATGAACGCATCAAACAGGCTATTGTTACAAAAGGTTATACCGCTCCAGCTCCTATTCAAGATCGCTCCATTCCTCATATTTTGAAAGGTGCAGACCTCGTAGGTATTGCAAATACTGGTACAGGTAAGACTGCCGCTTTTCTTATCCCTCTTATAAACAAAGTTATTCAGAAACCTTCTGAACACATTCTTATTATCGTCCCTACAAGAGAGCTCGCTTTGCAGATTGATCAAGAATTCAAAAGTTTTAGTAAAGGTATGAAGATTTTCTCTGTCTGTTGTGTTGGTGGAATGTCTATCAATAAACAGATTTCTGATCTTCGCTATCCTTACAATTTTATCATTGGAACACCTGGTCGTCTCAAAGATCTTATTGATAGAAAACGTATCAATCCAGCTATTTTCAGTACTATCGTTTTGGACGAAGCTGACCGCATGTTGGATATGGGATTCATCGGTGACATGAGACTTGTCATGTCCCAGATGGCCAAAGTCCGCCAAACACTATTTTTCTCTGCAACACTTTCTCCTTCTATTGAAAAACTGATCGGTGAATTCCTCAAAGAACCAGTCCGAATCTCTGTAAAGACAGGAGATACTGCTAGAAATGTTGAACAAGACGTTGTTCGTACTGCTGGAAAAGATAAATTGGATGTTTTACGCAACCTTTTGGCTCAAAAAGAATTTAGTAGAGTCCTAGTCTTTGGTCGCACCAAACATGGTGTAGAAAGACTTTCAAAATTGCTCATAGAAAAAGGTTTCAAAGCTGAGTCTATTCACGGCAACAAAAATCACTCCAAGCGCCAACAGGCTCTAAGGATGTTCAAGGAGGGAAGTGTCCAGATCTTGGTCGCTACTGACGTAGCTGCTCGCGGTCTTGATATTGCTGATGTAAGTCATGTTATCAACTACGAATTACCTGCTACTTATGATGACTACGTACACCGTATTGGTCGTACAGGCAGAGGTGACAAGCGTGGTAAAGCTTTGACTTTCATCAACTAA
- a CDS encoding VOC family protein, with protein sequence MITKIFVNLPVKDLGKSMEFFSNLGYSFDPRFTDEKAGCLVISEHIFAMLVTEKFFKTFTKKKIANAKEVTEALLALSVESKEEVDDVFNRAIESGGKINHEPEDLDWMYTKSFQDLDGHVWEVFYMDENKMPKTP encoded by the coding sequence ATGATAACAAAAATATTTGTCAATCTACCAGTCAAAGATTTGGGTAAATCCATGGAATTTTTTAGTAATCTTGGGTATAGTTTTGATCCAAGATTTACTGATGAAAAAGCGGGATGTTTGGTCATAAGTGAACATATTTTTGCAATGCTTGTTACTGAAAAATTCTTTAAGACTTTTACCAAGAAAAAGATTGCTAATGCAAAAGAGGTGACAGAGGCGTTATTGGCTTTATCGGTAGAAAGTAAAGAAGAAGTTGATGATGTATTTAATAGGGCAATAGAATCTGGTGGTAAGATTAATCATGAACCAGAAGATTTGGATTGGATGTACACCAAAAGTTTTCAAGATCTAGATGGTCATGTTTGGGAAGTGTTCTATATGGATGAAAACAAGATGCCAAAAACCCCATAA
- a CDS encoding DNA alkylation repair protein has product MKSTDITKELKTLADPTKAKLLQRYFKTGKGEYAEGDKFLGIMVPQQRSVAGKYQELSLVEISKLLSSNIHEYRFTALAILVLKYKKADQKEKDQIAKFYLNNRKNINNWDLVDTSAPYILGNWLIDNDRSILYKLVVSKNLWDRRIAIISTFSFIRKSDFKDSLRLAEILLDDKHDLIHKAVGWMLREVGKKSESTLCEFLDRNYKIMPRTMLRYAIEKFEEDKRKRYLSKSASVAVAY; this is encoded by the coding sequence ATGAAATCCACCGATATTACAAAAGAATTAAAAACTCTAGCCGATCCTACCAAAGCCAAACTCCTACAAAGATATTTCAAGACTGGTAAAGGTGAATATGCAGAAGGGGATAAATTTTTAGGTATTATGGTGCCACAGCAAAGAAGTGTGGCAGGGAAATATCAAGAACTTTCTTTGGTTGAAATTTCCAAACTTCTTTCCAGTAATATTCACGAATATCGTTTTACGGCACTGGCTATCTTAGTCTTGAAATACAAAAAAGCTGATCAAAAAGAAAAAGATCAAATTGCTAAATTTTATTTAAATAATCGTAAAAATATAAACAACTGGGATTTGGTGGACACTTCCGCGCCTTATATTTTAGGAAATTGGCTGATTGATAACGACAGATCTATTTTATATAAATTAGTTGTATCAAAAAATCTTTGGGATAGGAGAATCGCTATAATTTCTACTTTTTCATTTATAAGAAAAAGTGACTTCAAAGATTCTTTACGTTTAGCAGAAATACTTTTGGACGATAAACATGATCTCATCCACAAAGCGGTTGGTTGGATGTTACGCGAAGTCGGTAAGAAGTCGGAGTCAACCTTATGTGAGTTTTTGGATAGGAATTACAAGATCATGCCTAGAACGATGCTCAGATATGCTATAGAAAAGTTTGAGGAAGATAAAAGGAAGAGATATTTATCAAAGTCCGCTTCGGTCGCCGTAGCTTATTAA
- a CDS encoding META domain-containing protein: MKKPSLISIIAIVVIVVAVFTVRLSTAPEGLQNGNADPKDATYIIDGKSITLVNGVSEIEITPVSASKMVTRYFGNEVRHDFNGDGREDIAFLLTQNSGGTGTFYYLVVALNTPRGYVGSEGFLLGDRIAPQTTEMGKGNIIVVNYADRKEGESFAVQPSIGKSISILLDPKTMQLGEVVQNFEGEADPAKITLDMKDWSWISTVYKDGKIVVPKDPTRFVLTFKGNNFSAKTDCNGVGGEYIVNGSKISFERMMSTLMYCEGSQENDFSKMMSEVQSYHFTSKGELVFNLKLDGEMVFR, encoded by the coding sequence ATGAAAAAACCTTCTTTAATTTCAATTATCGCTATAGTAGTTATCGTCGTTGCGGTCTTTACTGTTCGTCTTTCTACCGCTCCAGAAGGTTTACAAAACGGTAACGCTGACCCAAAGGATGCAACTTACATCATTGATGGTAAAAGTATCACACTTGTAAATGGGGTGTCTGAAATAGAGATAACTCCAGTATCGGCTTCAAAAATGGTTACGAGGTACTTTGGTAATGAAGTCCGACACGATTTTAATGGTGATGGTCGCGAAGACATCGCTTTTCTCTTGACTCAAAATTCTGGTGGTACGGGTACTTTCTATTATTTAGTTGTAGCTTTGAATACCCCTAGGGGGTATGTTGGTTCAGAGGGATTCCTTCTAGGAGATCGTATTGCTCCACAAACAACCGAAATGGGTAAGGGTAATATTATTGTTGTTAATTATGCTGATAGAAAAGAAGGGGAAAGTTTCGCTGTACAACCTTCAATAGGAAAAAGCATATCTATATTATTAGATCCAAAGACCATGCAGTTGGGTGAAGTTGTTCAAAATTTTGAAGGTGAAGCTGATCCTGCCAAAATAACTTTGGATATGAAGGATTGGAGTTGGATAAGTACGGTCTATAAAGATGGCAAGATTGTAGTTCCAAAAGATCCAACGAGATTTGTTCTGACATTCAAAGGTAACAATTTCTCAGCTAAGACCGATTGTAATGGTGTCGGTGGTGAATATATAGTAAATGGCAGTAAGATTTCTTTTGAAAGGATGATGTCTACACTCATGTATTGCGAAGGTTCACAAGAAAATGATTTTTCCAAGATGATGAGTGAGGTACAAAGTTATCATTTCACCTCAAAAGGAGAATTGGTTTTCAATCTGAAACTTGATGGGGAAATGGTGTTTAGATAG
- a CDS encoding tRNA-dependent cyclodipeptide synthase — translation MRINTYLNITPEEIRDKRHNIWLGISLGNKYFFKDNIEKYIKWAIANTKDGVLIVIPDALHTVNLEVLDKRSPKRALRKATKIGDKKNEEIQEIIATLSSEDRNKVRVVRWGDVTQNEIYKYNLQAIKDEFVNNKEFHDFMTDIVVSGRSDRVESISKMSQEELDRLTDYVLYELPLFVNGVHIQGSDLVYTLLPYPGLNKLDDLCIGLSNRTMFPHLADKLHLSNHIGIVEAYVD, via the coding sequence ATGAGGATTAATACTTATTTGAATATAACTCCAGAAGAAATAAGAGATAAACGTCATAATATATGGTTAGGTATAAGTCTTGGAAATAAATATTTTTTTAAAGATAACATTGAAAAGTATATTAAATGGGCTATTGCTAATACCAAAGATGGTGTTTTAATCGTAATACCTGATGCGTTGCATACAGTTAATTTGGAGGTATTGGATAAGCGAAGTCCTAAGCGTGCTTTGAGGAAAGCTACAAAGATTGGTGACAAGAAGAATGAAGAGATCCAAGAAATTATTGCCACTTTATCATCAGAAGATCGGAATAAAGTTCGAGTAGTGAGATGGGGTGATGTAACTCAGAATGAGATTTACAAATATAATTTACAGGCGATAAAAGACGAATTTGTAAATAATAAAGAATTTCATGATTTTATGACAGATATCGTAGTGTCTGGAAGAAGTGATCGAGTAGAGAGTATTTCAAAAATGTCCCAAGAGGAATTAGATAGACTAACAGATTATGTACTATATGAGTTACCGCTTTTTGTGAACGGAGTACATATTCAAGGTAGTGATCTAGTTTATACTCTATTACCATATCCGGGTTTGAATAAATTAGATGATTTGTGTATTGGTCTTTCGAATAGGACCATGTTTCCGCATTTGGCCGACAAATTACATTTATCAAATCATATAGGTATCGTAGAGGCTTATGTGGATTGA